The proteins below come from a single Rosa rugosa chromosome 2, drRosRugo1.1, whole genome shotgun sequence genomic window:
- the LOC133730184 gene encoding uncharacterized protein LOC133730184: MQRSVCIILLPLFLCTLFGSISPSYCYSDLEDSVLSVSFAVLGLDRNFTVMAPKTMMRGAKRLLEQCDVENRQNQQKIQRICSGEGFVATRTRCNRVDQVKSRRWKTVSYPEIAEVSNSDNQNITAVANENPHMITEGQYSHPFGQASYQRSKQGSIVKYEDSGDNVHECDYCNASFWFGEAVKQSSSNEPLIYTKCCKRGQIKIEQPKPTPIFLERLLDPNNGSESKLFRENIRVYNSMFSFTSMGAKIDYKINSGSGPYVFKISGQVHHLMGSVLPSDGECPKYAQLYIYDTKNEISNRINAIDPDHVNQNIKPDIVEGLIKMFDETNELVKEFRMIRDKFENHSLPSLNMSILNRQATDSKQYEEPTSDEISGLIVGDIGEHNSNKDIQLELKEVLI, from the exons ATGCAAAGAAGTGTGTGTATTATTCTTCTGCCGCTGTTCCTCTGTACATTGTTTGGAAGTATCTCACCGTCTTATTGCTATTCAG ATCTAGAGGACAGCGTGCTGTCAGTCTCTTTTGCTGTTTTGGGTTTAGATAGAAATTTTACAG TGATGGCACCAAAAACTATGATGAGAGGAGCAAAAAGATTGTTAGAACAGTGTGATGTTGAAAATCGTCAGAATCAACAGAAAATTCAACGAATCTGCAGTGGTGAGGGCTTTGTTGCAACAAGAACTAGATGTAATCGTGTTGATCAGGTTAAATCACGTAGATGGAAAACAG TGTCTTATCCAGAAATTGCTGAAGTATCAAATAGCGACAACCAAAATATCACTGCAGTTGCAAACGAAAATCCGCATATGATTACAGAAG GTCAGTACTCTCATCCATTTGGTCAAGCATCATATCAAAGAAGCAAGCAAG GATCAATTGTAAAATATGAGGATTCGGGTGATAATGTTCATGAATGTGACTATTGCAATGCATCTTTTTGGTTCGGAGAAGCTGTTAAGCAATCATCTTCAAATGAGCCTCTCATTTATACAAAATGTTGCAAAAGAGGTCAAATCAAAATTGAGCAGCCAAAACCAACACCAATTTTTCTTGAAAGATTATTAGATCCAAACAATGGTTCAGAAAGTAAACTTTTCAGAGAAAATATAAGAGTTTACAATTCGATGTTCTCTTTTACATCAATGGGAGCGAAAATTGATTATAAGATAAATAGTGGTTCAGGTCCATATGTTTTTAAAATTAGTGGTCAAGTCCATCATTTAATGGGTTCTGTATTACCTTCTGATGGAGAATGTCCTAAATATGCTCAGTTATACATATATGATACAAAAAATGAGATTTCAAATCGTATCAATGCTATTGATCCAGATCATGTTAATCAAAATATCAAACCAGATATTGTCGAAGGACTTATTAAAATGTTTGATGAGACTAATGAATTAGTTAAAGAATTTCGAATGATAAGAGATAAATTTGAAAATCATTCTCTGCCTTCATTAAATATGAGTATACTTAATCGCCAAGCTACTGATAGTAAGCAATATGAAGAACCAACAAGTGATGAAATTAGTGGTTTGATAGTTGGTGATATTGGAGAACATAATTCAAATAAAGAT ATTCAGCTGGAATTAAAAGAGGTTTTGATTTAG